DNA from Megalops cyprinoides isolate fMegCyp1 chromosome 14, fMegCyp1.pri, whole genome shotgun sequence:
CAAGTGCTAAAAGTTCACAAATGGTAACCTATCCTTCACacagaatagatttttttttcccggtATTTGTCTTGcttgctgctctgctctgacttATATTTGCTGACCGAATGGACCAAAGTCAAAAACACGGTGTTCAAGGCCGTCCCCTCATTAGAGAGTGGGGATATGAGCAGAACAGACACTGATGTTGCTTTGCTCCGCTTCCCGGCGAGGCCACTGATGCCCCGTGGTGTCAGTGGGCGTAGTTCAGTGGAGGGGAGAGCGCATCGCTGTGAGTGTGGAGGCCAGGCCGCCTCCCTGGAGAGGGATCATGAACTGCGGATGACACTGataaagagcagcagtgccGGCCCCGCTGAGGTCGGCCGGAGCAGGGGGGACCTGGGGGGACCTGGggggacctggggggggggggtgttcgaGGAGGCAGCCCCATGGTCACTGTGACACACCGCCTGTAGGAAGCAATGACAGCAGCGTGCATGTCTCCCAATCGCTCTTTCATTTCAAGTCAGATTCGGAAGCCCCTTCCTCGCATTAACTGTCAGATTgtatctctctcctcttccagaCAAAAGCGGGACGTCTCCGAACCAGCTcacagcccccgccccccccaagGTGTTTGTCCCCGTGGCTGTGGCGGTGGTTCCCAGCCTCTGCAAGGCCCCGACGGAGCCCCTGGCCGCCAGCCCCCCCAGCGAGGCCGGGGTGCAGGGCCGGGCCCTGAAGAACGGCCTGAAACCTGCCCCCGCTCCCGCGCCGGCCCCAGAGCCACCCGCAGACACTgagtcagaggaggagaaggccaaGAAGCTGCTCTACTGCTCCCTATGCAAAGTGGCTGTCAACTCGCTGTCACAGCTGGAGGCCCACAACACAGGTGTGCTGACCTCGCAATGCCCTGAGTGTGGTGGCGTGTGTgacctcacagtgctgtgaatgTAGTGACGCGAGTGACCTCACaatggtgtgggtgtggtggtgtgtgtgatcTCATGATGCTGAGAATGTGACAATGCGTGTGACCTCGCAAAGGCTGTGTGATGACATGTGACCTCACAGTGCTGGAGGTGTGATAATGTGTCTGATTCTCAATATGCTGCTGGTAGGGTGAGGTGCTTTACCATAGAGCTTTACCACAAATATTCTGTATTATGCCCAGATACCCAGCCCCTGCTTTCCTTCAGTCATCCTTCTAGGTGGTATGGGCTGGAAGCAGGAGGTATGGGTACTGTCTGTGTTTCCGGGATATCTGTAGATGTTCTCTTTTAGACCCTTTCAAGAAAGCTCACAATGTGCCCGCGAATCAATACTTACAGcctcaacatcaacatcaacatcaacatcgCAGAGACAGAGCCTTCAATGTCTAGCACACAGAGCTGACTGCCTGATGCATAGAAAATCTCTGACTTCACCATGCAGTCCTTGGGGCTTTGCCAGCTCTGTTAACATACAATGTCTTCTCATTAGGCCTGCTTTCAGGCTGGGCCAGCATATTTACAATTGTAGGTATTGCTTTATATTCATGCTGTAATAAATAATTGCATTGCCTTACCTGATTTGTGCGTCAGCcgatgtatgtatgtattatggGTTGGCGTGGGTTGATTACTtttactttatatatttatttgtgacACTGTGGTGtttatgttctgtgtgtttatgtactgtatgtactgctTTATGTGTTCATGGCCTTGGGTTTGAATTGGCTGAATGCAGGCATGAGGGTAAAGCCTTTCACAGAGTCAGCGTTTGTGTTCATCTTCATCCCGATAGGTTCAAAGCACAAAACGATGCTCGAGGCTCGAAACGGGGCGGGTCCGATCAAGGCGTACCCCAGACCCGGATCCAAGCTAAAAGTTCAAGCCACAGCCACCAAGGGATCGGGCTTACAGAACAAGACTTTCCATTGCGAAATATGTGATGTCCATGTCAATTCAGAGATTCAGCTCAAACAGGTAAAAGAGCTCAACGTGATGCTGATACCTACTGCAGTAAAACGTATTATACATACGCACAttaacctgaatggatacatttttacatttttttcatttggcagacgacTTATCCGAAGCGAcctacaagtgaggcagagtacagcagaAGCAGATAGCCATACGAGTCACATCACAGCGTTGTGAAAATTAGCTCCTCGCTAACGATTTTGCTCATTCTGTTATTTTGCAGCACATTTCCAGCAGAAGGCACAAGGACAGGGTTGCTGGGAAACCCTTGAAGCCCAAATACTGCCCCTACAACAAGCAGCAGCGAAGCTCCACGGCCCTGGCAGTAAGGCTTCGTATTTACACCTCCTGCATTAGACTCCCTTCACACACTCGGTAATGTGCGGCTCACATTTCCAGAGATGATGCATTACGTCGCCGATATTCCCCTTCTGAGCAGCACGGCTTTGATGCAGTGCCGTTATAAATAGAGTCTTTTGAGGGATATGGAGACGGGGAGGAAGTTTTAACGAAGTCTGTGCGGATCTGCAAGCAGCATCTGACCTGACTGTGGCTGCCGTGATTCATCTTTATGTAACGACCCGCCTGAATCAGGCTGAACCTCGTGTGACCGAAACCTGCTCTGTTCCTTTTCGCAAAGAGTATTACTCACCGGAAtggttattcatttatacatctgaAGGTGCAGATTGGCCCGACCTCTCCTCAAGAGGGGGTTAGTTAGCTGATGTAAAACAGCGGCCTGTGGTTTTGATTGCATGTTTGCTGGATGGTGAtttggagaaaagaaaaatatcaacaGGGTGTTGAGAGTCAGACCTTTCTGCTGTGtttactttttctctctctccgttccCGCTCAGGCTAAACTGGCGTTCCAGAAGGAGCTGGTGAAGCCGCTGTCGCCGCCGTTCATCTCGAGCCCGTTCTCCGCGGCGACGGTGCCCTCCATCTCGCTCCACCCGCGGCCCAGCGCCTCCATCTTCCAGACCGCCGCTCTGCCGCCCTCCTTCCTGCGTGCCGCTCCGGGCCCCATGCGGCCGGCGGCCGGGTCCATCCTGTTTGCCCCGTattgacccctccccctccgctgCCACGGAGAAACACCAGCAGCCAGCAGCTATGGTGGCAGGAGCCCCGGCCGGGGTGGGGGCGTCCCCGTCTGCCGCGCCTGGGGGGATCCCGTCCAAGAGACGCTATCGTCCACGCTCGAACGGTGTGACCACGACGCTCGAACAGACTGCCGTGTGTATCAAACCCCGCCCACCCTCGGTGTCACCCCAGCGGATTGGCCGAGGGCTTGTACAGCAGACGGACGGTGGGCAAAAGGCATCAAACTCGCTTCCTGACCGACTTGAATTCCCGTGGTCTTCCTTACCGACGAAAACGGACAACTCCAGCTCCGGACGAACTGCAGCGCCGTACGCGTCTCCGAGcaaaggacacacacacccGGTTTTACTCAAGTCTCCATGTCGTCAGGGACTCTGTCGTGCTTTGCTGGCCTTAGTGCTGTGGCGTGCTGTGCGGTCAATCAGCCATTTCACAACTGATTTAATGCTtactttatttctgtttaagaGTCGGGATACTCAGTCTGATCTGGCGTTacacagttctgtttttgtcatgCACTAAACTCTGTTCCAAAGACGGCAGCCTGGATAGCCATACTAAATCATCTCTACACACCTGCGTTTTCATCGTCTTCATCCGAAGGAGGATTCGAGGGGTTCTCTCACcagtttggtttttgttttgttttttgttttttttttttcaaagaaaaatttGCTTTGCATACGTACCATTAATCTTGCCTGTTTTCTGGCAGGGAAACCATGGGCCTTTCACTTCTGTGTAATATCGTTCATTTGTAATGGTGCTGCTGCGTTATGCCGCAGGCCTTTGTTGCAATAATGTACAGAGCATAAgatatttatattcaaaaaaatatatattcaatgtTTACCTTAAGAGTGGCAATACCAATCGTATTGTATAGAGAGGAGTATAGACATAGTACCTAGATgcaattatttgtatttttagaaCCTTCAAAAAGCAATCCATAGCAAGAATGGCAAAAAGATGTTGTTCACTAGACTGTGGGGTACATGTTTAGTGcatagtgtgtatgtatgagagaaAAGTCTGTAAATGAGAAATTTCCCTTAcaataaagtacattttaattatcTGTTCTCATATTACTGTACACACTAATTTTTAATTTCGACCATGTCCAAACGTATAAACTCCTATTTGTACAGAGCTGACCTGCTGAAGAgtttaataatataaaaagcatGCTCATGgtaatatatgatattttattctgaatgatctgtacagtatttattttcttagagATTTTCTATGATGCAGATGAGTATaaattatgacatcattaaaTTTGCTTTGAGATATTCAAGGGCAAACAGATGGGAtcaacatttttgatttttttttttcttttttcattcagccATGTGTTCCTTTGAtggttgcattttaaaacccCTGCAGTTTGCTGTCTTAATGTTGAGTAATGTGTTTCTATCAAAATGCcctgctttttaaatgagtatttttgtatttcattgccTCAACTGATTTATAACAAACTTTTAGTATGCAGCATATTTCTTACTAAAAGCTTGGTCCTCTCAAAGTGTTGAAGTAAGAACCTGCAAAAGCTGGCAAAAGCCATACTGTACTTGGGTCACTTCCATATCTGTACATTTAGATGTTGAGAGAAAATGTCCAGTCTTCTATCACCTTTTGGAAATCCCTTTGTAATTGCTGCAAACTGTGCTAAGGTTTCCCCAGAGTGTGAAGATGTAAAGGAAGTGTATGTGTCCGAACTTGTTTTGATAGCAAGGCCTCATAAAGGGTTGCATCGAAGTAGGGGCACCGCTTGAGTTTGGCTTCATTTAACCTGTCTGTATCTGAGGTTGGACATCTCTCCACTCTGTCCAGGAAGTCTCATCAAAAAAATTTGGTGAATTATGAACAGTTTTGTCCGAGTGTAGTGGTCCAATctaaaaaaaagatgtttttgtatgtttccCTGACAGATGAACTCCTAAATCTTCAGTATCATTTGAATGGATTGTGGTTtgattacacatttaaattcaaaaccCAAAGAAGCTGTATTAAAGAGTTTTGTTTTCCCAGTTACAGTATTTCTGTCATAAAAGGTCCGATGCAGGTGGTGTAATATGCCAAGTCTGTTACCGTTGTCTGTATTTGTCTGTCTGATCTGGGTGCGGTTTAGTTctattcataaaacatgaatGTCCATCTTTTCGTGTGTTTTACATTGTCATGTGGTTTACTCAAATGTACggtacatacatttttttccattaaaacattttcaaaatgaatgcctCGTTGAGTGTCAAATCTAAGATTGGGTAGAATTCACCCAATGCCTGTGGcaaatttgttgttttatgttcatgttttccagtctgttttcactgtttggAAGGATAATGCCCATATGATTTCAAAAATTCCTGCATTTCCTGGGCAAGGTCATTACGTAACTGATCCACTGAAATTCATATTCACCTCGCTCTGTATGGTGTGTCTGTGATCTGTTTGCATAAAACTGCTTTTCGAGAGACAAGGACTCATGAAGAAGACACTGATGGGAAATTGGGTCTAAAcaggcatttacatttagccatttggcagacgctcctTTCCAGAGCGAGGTACAAGAGTCCAATTAGGCAATGAGATAGACAGATATTTAATTATCAGTGCCGTCCTTGAAATGTAGTGAAACACTGACCTTGAACTGAAGTAACATGCATTGTGATATTATTGGTTTGAATTTGATGGTAAATGTTGATGTACGTGAATCAGAGGGAAGCAAGAAGCTGTATCTCCTTTGACTGACACTTTTCTGTCAAACACAGAAGTTGCTCACGGCACAAGTAAAAAATGTTTGACCTGACAGAGCGGAAAAGGTGACCAAACGTTTCTGTGGGACAGTGACAGCAGCCCCCACACACGCAGGACCTCTTGTCCTTTGATGGCCATGTAATTCCAGACTAGTTTAAAATCTAAAACACAAGGTATTTCAATATCTCTCAAGCGGTATGATGGGAAAAGGTGTCTGTTTTCGGAGAAGCTGTAGGCTCTTCAACATCTGCTTTCTGTCGTTACTCAATGATTTCAGACGTTTCAGAGTCTTGCAAAAGACACGAGGAATAAAGCACTTATTAAAGCATCACATTGACTGGGCTGACTCAAAATATTGATGCGGCAACTGAAGATTGCTTTTTCGACTGACACGCGTTCGGAGTGTTTCGCGTGTTGAGTGCCGCGTCCAGATGAATAACGAGAGACGTGACGAACACGTCGAGCTGTGCGAACTTGTTCGGGGGCACAGCGCAAGTGCGGTAATTAGCGCATTATTTGCGAGAGATGCTGTGGCACCTCTGAAAAGATGACCTTCTTTGATTGCGAGATAAGTTGCGCTCGCTGGTCGGGTCTGCGTTTACATCAAAGCCGCTGATTTAAATAAACAGCACCAGAGACATTTCGGCGAATCCGAGCGGCGCACGAACAGCGTGGGCTCCCCGCAATGTCGCTGTTCCTTTGTTGTTTGTGGTTGCTTAATCCGGTGCCATGCTGAAATCATTTAGAAGCACTGTGTCAGCCAAAGAGAAAACTGCCTGAAACGGCACAGATAACACCTACCGAAATGCTCGCTTTGTTCTTATTGTTTAGCGAATTATGGTCGCATTTgcattaaatgtacattttggaGTATTATGTGCATTGTGATGCTAATTTAACAGTGTTCTCATTATGTACATATTTGCATACCGTCTTGTCAAATCTAAAAGAAAGAatgatgattttgaaaacgGTGTGAACTCGGGGCTCTATTGTGTTCATGTTCTCACGAGTCACATCTGCACCCTGAAAAAAGTGTAACCCACAAGAGATTTACAGGTTCCATTCTGTTGCCTTAATTCTTCCTTCAGTGCTGACACTTTTCCCCTATTACATATTATGTTCTGTATTATTTGTAGCGTTTTGAGATATTTtagtaatatatttaatttgataTCTTAAATGAGGAGCACCTCTGATATGTGGATCCCCTGGTGTGTTTCTAAGCTCCCACACAGAGCCCCTCGCCGGGTCCCAAAATACACACCACCCCTGTGGCTCTGCACTCCTGAAATATTGGCCATGGCCCCCGTGTGCCAAAAGTTCAAGCACAAGGGGGCCGCAAATCTTGGCGACAGGCGGGGGAGACTCGGCCTGTCCAACTAATACTCACATGAATATCTACTACAACACAGGCTTCATGGGGGAAGCTGTGCTGTCACATGGCACAGCTGAAGGCATCCAGAGAAGCAGTCTGCAGTGAGAGAATAGATCCATTGTTGAGGGAGTATACTTTTGGCTATATGGCAAAACAAGGTGCGGGGTTGAAGCGAAGAAGCTTGCTTTTGAGCTATGCTACTCTATGTTCGGCTGATTTGCTAAATGcaatgcattgcattacattcatttagcagacactcttagccagagcaactACCAGCACAAGACAGCATGACTGCATCCATCCAGATTATAcgagcaacagtgacagactgTGATAAACAGAGGTtcacaacattcccagaccagcaTGTGCATGCAAAACACCATGCATTCAAGcatcaccacaagttaacttgtgcttatctgaaactagacagcctaatAAATGAGGGGAAGTTCCTAAGTACATACTCTCCTATATATCACGATGCCACTAAATCGCAATATCCGTAACTCATGGCAATGACACaagtaaataaacaacagtTGTTCCGTTTAAGAGCAGTGGTTCTCTACTACTGGTCAGTCAGCCAGATATGTAGGAATCATGGTTTGAAATATCACAGAGAGGATATCGTTCATGTCTGCCAGGCCTCCTACTGAGCTTCAGCAAAGCAGCCTCAATCCCGCCTTCACTCACCTCTAAATCCACAGCTTGCATTTTCAAAGTAGTGACCATTGTTTGGTTTATGTCATCTTACAGCAGTAGAACAGTGTGGAAAGgagtgaaaaatgtgtgtgtgtgtgtgtttttgtgtgtgtgtgtgtgtgtgtgtttttgtgtgtgtgtgtgtgtgtgtgtgtgtgcgtgcatctgcACCTGTGTGCTATAATGTAGACCCAAATAATGAGGCACAGGAACAGTTTGGCCTCCAAATCACTCAACCGAATTTTATCTGACAGAGCACActtcacaaatacatttctttcacCAAATGTTAAAATTTTTAAGGTCACTCTAAAATTTTTTAGAGTGACCTTAAAGGCCCCTTGAATGCAAGCCAAGTGGCAACATACTTATGATTGGGTACACTCACGAATGAATCTTTATTGGACAACATCACAAGTTATAAAACTTAATCCTAAACATGCAGTGGTCCTGTGCTTTATCAGAATCACTGAACTCTGCACCACCCAATCAGTCCACCACCCTTCAGTGACTGTGAGCGAGAAGTACCCCCTGTGGGACAGGATGGCGGGGCCAGGAGGTGGGGAGTGCTGTGTTTTGGCCCATCTGTGAACCTGTAAAAATCTGATTTGAAAAATGGGATTTACCTCAGAATGAACATCATGAGACAGCCATCTGATTTCTCTGTAAAAAGGCCTTTCAGCAGGGTGAACTGACTGCTTAAAGCATGTACTGTTGACAAAGTTGCTGTGTAATAAGTTCAATACGTTCGGTCTTAATTGAATGccttcagttttcatttcatttaagttGATATTTACGGGTAATGCGTTTTTCTGCTAAGCAGACGCCCGTTTTCAGGTCAGCACACATTCCACAGTAACTTACCCTAATGACATTATCGCAGAAGTTTATGCAGAGTCATGTCACCTAAAACAGTTCCATTTGTCAAATCCGCACTTTCGTACTCTCTTTTTAAGAGCAAAGAGCTGCCAGCCGGAGTGTAGAAAAAGTCAGAATAACTGCAGCTAATGAATCAATTTGGCAGGCCTTTTCTGCAGCATGCGCTAACCCGGCTCAGACACATTACACCATGGGTGGGCTATTAATAGCGCCTGTTTGGGAGGCAGAGACGGGCCATAATCTGGCAGAGGAGCGGCTCTCTGACATTGACAGAATGTTGCCAGAACAGATCCTCCTGTTCCTTACCAGTATTCCCGCTCAGCTCCCATTCTTTGACCCTGTTCCACTTAATGAAGACCACAGATTATGGAAACCAAAGCTGTGACAGATATATATGTATGCGCTACACGTGTGGAAATGAGAGAGGCTGGTTGATGTCTGCCGAACAAATGTCAtgtgtaatgcatttaatgtatgtCATTTGTAATGACTGATACCTTGAACAAAAGTAATGTGCAAACATTGAATGAAGATAATGCAATGCTTTGGATGAATGGCATGTGTAATGTTTAGTGTCTTTGAAGAACAAACATGTATTTCGACCTGCCAGGCACACTGTGTATTGAAGGTAACATTTAATTCCTGCCCCTTGACCTGAGGTTGAGATATATCAGTTTAGCATTTGCATTATAAATGagttgtcattttttatttaaacatgcagAACAATGCTAATAAATAGCTCTAGAGGTGAATAATATTAACACTGCTCTTAGGCTGGGTTGACATTCCCATCCACAGCTCCTCTGTCATACTGCACTTTAGGTCACAAAGACCTGTgacagtgagggacagagactgctttgtttttgtggaaCCGCTCACTCAATTGAATAAATTACTTTATTTGGACACGAGTAGCAGCACATGCAAACTCGTGAGAGGCAATTTTTTCTGAGGGCTTAAAACACAAATTAGACAAATAGAGACACCTAGTGGCCATTTTCCagactttttttctccttcagttAATTGCTCAAATCAATATTATTACCATAAGCACTTATTAATcagctctgtttctgttttttggggATCATTGGGGGGGACCCTCtcattataatgtaaaataattacacaatatAATCATAAACGTTCAAGGAAAATCATTATGCTGTGCCATAATTCATGCAACCACAGTAATTGGGGAGGAAGCAATTAAGAGTTGAAAGAATGTTGAATTAAATGTGACATTAGCTCTACTGAAGCATATTTTGGGATAACTATACTTGTATGAAATACTGTCACCTGCCATGGTTGATAAGTGTGAACCGATAATTACAACTCTTAAAGCTGAGAATCCCATTCCctgaattaaatttaaaaattacactGCTGATGATAATCACAGTTTGCAATATCATCCACACAGATCTTCTGTGATAATGCGCTTTTGGCATAAGGTCACAAATGCTTGTGACAGCGAGCTACACAGCATTGTGTAATTAAGGAACACACCGTTCGGATGAACAGACCCGTTTATTTGCACACTAGTaggaacacacatacacatgaaagGCAGAAGTGCAATGTAGTGGCAAAGACCAGGAATTGTAACTGAAAcgctgctggttcgattccccgctggggcactgctgctttaaccttgggcaaggtacttaacgcaCAATTGCCTTCAGtgaaaaatatccagctatgtaaacGGAtataattgtaacctatgtaagttcgCTccggataaaagcatctgcttaCTGACTATAATGCAaagtattgtaatgtaatgaaagttGGAATTTTTagaatatttaaacacaaatcagacaaacagagaaacagtcCCAGCTCCACACAGACAGTTCCATGTGAGCAGGGAGGTTGATTTTCGTTCGTAGTGGATCTGACGGAGCTGACAGCTGTCAGTTTAATTTGTATTGACGGCCGCTGGCATGCCTTTCCTCCCCTGCATTCTGAATCGTAGTCCTCTGGCATCCGACCCCCGCCGGTCCGGGGACTACAACCCCCAAGGCACCTGTTTCCTCGCGCTATAGACGAGCCGCGTATATCATTTCAACACGTTCGGCAGCGCTTTCAAAGGGTGCGACTGTGAGCAGCTCTCCATCATTACCGTGTGTCGAAAAGCCCCCGCTATCATGTTACCTAATCAAGATGACAGCTTTCAGGCAGTATGGCACCGCGGCAATAGATAAAAATGCCTCATTGCTCAGCAGGGGAGACTGACCTGTATATTTAGCCTGGTTTGAGTATGAAATGTTAACAACCAGATCACGATCCCATGGCACTAAATTTgaggatattttattttgagacCTTTTATAAtaaccatggaaacagagaAGCCTTACAGTGGCTGTTAATACTAATTTACTTACTTGAGGTAGCAGATTAGAGATGTAAATTAgtatataaattataatgaatcagtacagtattattttaaataatactgTACTACTAACACTGTACTAATAATACTTTCAACAGATTATAAATATCATCATATCTAGGATCTATTGcaaaaatgtgtgcaatgaTCTGTTTGATAAATGGAGGTAAATGATCAGTATGACAcgaaaatagaaaatgtatgtttatagAAGGGAGATGTAATATTTTCCATGCCTACTGAATACAATTCACATTACTTCAGCTCATTCAAAGTAAAGGTTGTGTCACGTGAAGTTACCATTGTCGTAGGTGATTATGTGGTGGGTGTCTGACTTTCACAGTATTGCATTTCATCTCTAGATGACTGAATGCCGActaaagatgtttttttatttggtttgttttgctgtttttttttttttttcaatctgcaTTATGCTTTCATCTAGAGTCAGAATACCCAGAACTCTGAGTTTCGGTGTCAATGCAGAGGACCGCAAGCCAAAAGCTTCTCCCTTAGTGATATTTGGAGAAGACATATCACCTTATCTTTCACATCCATTAACCACAGACAGTGACATTAAGCTAGTATGTTTCTTTAGCATCTATTATTAAACTACAGGATATAAGGATACAACTGTATGATATAATACTGTATAAGCAAATGTAAGATTCAATATGTTGAAAtcataaatgatttatttttaattataccCCTGTGTGTTTTCCTTATGTACCATGTAGCACAGTTAAGATGCCACCATTGCCTTAAAACTGAGTACATATTCACCTTTGTCAAATAAAAAGGTAATCTGGTTTATCTGAAATTActcatttgaaatattcattgaaGTATTTCAGGTTTGGCCTGGGCACTCCCATATGGAAACAGAAAGAGCCAGAATGGCCTAGTTATGCTTGATGCCTAGTGAGTCACATATGCTAAAAGTCAGTATCTCGCTAGACACACCccatataaaaatgcatttcaggaaaaaaaaacaaaacatttgtaatgtttCCTGAGCATGATAAATTcatgacaaatatttttccCAGGCTAAACGATTAAGAAGTCATAGAAG
Protein-coding regions in this window:
- the LOC118789489 gene encoding zinc finger protein 385B-like isoform X2, whose product is MWTSFVSRGSSCHSAPLPAAVRSPSVMMQSTLDVKPFMSFPVDAASPVGLFPNFNTMDPVQKAVINHTFGVSIPPKKKQVISCNICQLRFNSDSQAEAHYKGSRHAKKLKAQETKNKQKSAPTKDSAKPVSASTAVTACSSDQTDKSGTSPNQLTAPAPPKVFVPVAVAVVPSLCKAPTEPLAASPPSEAGVQGRALKNGLKPAPAPAPAPEPPADTESEEEKAKKLLYCSLCKVAVNSLSQLEAHNTGSKHKTMLEARNGAGPIKAYPRPGSKLKVQATATKGSGLQNKTFHCEICDVHVNSEIQLKQHISSRRHKDRVAGKPLKPKYCPYNKQQRSSTALAAKLAFQKELVKPLSPPFISSPFSAATVPSISLHPRPSASIFQTAALPPSFLRAAPGPMRPAAGSILFAPY
- the LOC118789489 gene encoding zinc finger protein 385B-like isoform X1 → MKRPLSPTHLLENGRICLPFGGCGDLKEPANGHADLGRHQEKKKLLFSLCEVCNIQLNSAAQAQVHYNGKSHLKRVKQLNNGEVPAAGGCSAPLSSGGSGSSCHSAPLPAAVRSPSVMMQSTLDVKPFMSFPVDAASPVGLFPNFNTMDPVQKAVINHTFGVSIPPKKKQVISCNICQLRFNSDSQAEAHYKGSRHAKKLKAQETKNKQKSAPTKDSAKPVSASTAVTACSSDQTDKSGTSPNQLTAPAPPKVFVPVAVAVVPSLCKAPTEPLAASPPSEAGVQGRALKNGLKPAPAPAPAPEPPADTESEEEKAKKLLYCSLCKVAVNSLSQLEAHNTGSKHKTMLEARNGAGPIKAYPRPGSKLKVQATATKGSGLQNKTFHCEICDVHVNSEIQLKQHISSRRHKDRVAGKPLKPKYCPYNKQQRSSTALAAKLAFQKELVKPLSPPFISSPFSAATVPSISLHPRPSASIFQTAALPPSFLRAAPGPMRPAAGSILFAPY
- the LOC118789489 gene encoding zinc finger protein 385B-like isoform X3 translates to MMQSTLDVKPFMSFPVDAASPVGLFPNFNTMDPVQKAVINHTFGVSIPPKKKQVISCNICQLRFNSDSQAEAHYKGSRHAKKLKAQETKNKQKSAPTKDSAKPVSASTAVTACSSDQTDKSGTSPNQLTAPAPPKVFVPVAVAVVPSLCKAPTEPLAASPPSEAGVQGRALKNGLKPAPAPAPAPEPPADTESEEEKAKKLLYCSLCKVAVNSLSQLEAHNTGSKHKTMLEARNGAGPIKAYPRPGSKLKVQATATKGSGLQNKTFHCEICDVHVNSEIQLKQHISSRRHKDRVAGKPLKPKYCPYNKQQRSSTALAAKLAFQKELVKPLSPPFISSPFSAATVPSISLHPRPSASIFQTAALPPSFLRAAPGPMRPAAGSILFAPY
- the LOC118789489 gene encoding zinc finger protein 385B-like isoform X4, with translation MDPVQKAVINHTFGVSIPPKKKQVISCNICQLRFNSDSQAEAHYKGSRHAKKLKAQETKNKQKSAPTKDSAKPVSASTAVTACSSDQTDKSGTSPNQLTAPAPPKVFVPVAVAVVPSLCKAPTEPLAASPPSEAGVQGRALKNGLKPAPAPAPAPEPPADTESEEEKAKKLLYCSLCKVAVNSLSQLEAHNTGSKHKTMLEARNGAGPIKAYPRPGSKLKVQATATKGSGLQNKTFHCEICDVHVNSEIQLKQHISSRRHKDRVAGKPLKPKYCPYNKQQRSSTALAAKLAFQKELVKPLSPPFISSPFSAATVPSISLHPRPSASIFQTAALPPSFLRAAPGPMRPAAGSILFAPY